A section of the Salmo salar chromosome ssa05, Ssal_v3.1, whole genome shotgun sequence genome encodes:
- the LOC106605692 gene encoding apolipoprotein A-IV — MKVLVVLAIAILSGCHANLFYADEPKPQLEQLTDAFWDYVAKATKTADDTVQMIRKSQLGQDVNDRITESADVASQYAISLQEQLPPAAKDLMTKITQEAEVLRERLEQDLGSVKGKLEPYAEEIKTQVQQRVEQLKQDLAPYAESLDSEALRATLLQKSEELKGSLEQSVKEMQSQLGPYTDELKQKVDLRLQDFQKSVAPLAENLQSQLTTRAQMVQQSLAPYAEDLKDKLDPYAQDLKAQLTALYQAFTNTN, encoded by the exons ATGAAGGTGTTGGTGGTGCTTGCAATTGCTATACTCTCTG GTTGCCATGCTAACCTATTCTATGCTGATGAGCCCAAGCCACAGTTGGAGCAGCTGACAGATGCCTTCTGGGACTATGTCGCCAAGGCAACAAAAACTGCCGACGACACCGTCCAGATGATCAGGAAGTCTCAGCTGGGACAGGATGTCAA tGACCGTATCACAGAGAGTGCTGATGTGGCCAGCCAATACGCCATCTCCCTTCAGGAGCAGCTTCCTCCTGCAGCCAAGGACCTGATGACCAAGATTACCCAGGAGGCTGAGGTGCTGAGAGAGCGTCTGGAGCAGGACCTGGGCAGCGTCAAGGGGAAACTGGAGCCCTACGCGGAGGAGATCAAGACACAAGTCCAGCAGAGAGTGGAGCAGCTGAAACAGGATCTGGCCCCTTACGCAGAGTCCCTGGACTCCGAGGCCCTGAGGGCCACCCTGCTCCAGAAGAGTGAGGAGCTGAAGGGGAGTCTGGAGCAGAGTGTGAAGGAGATGCAGTCCCAGCTGGGTCCCTACACAGATGAGCTGAAGCAGAAAGTGGACCTGCGCCTGCAGGACTTCCAGAAGAGTGTGGCCCCCCTGGCCGAGAACCTCCAGAGCCAGCTGACCACCAGAGCTCAGATGGTGCAGCAGAGCCTAGCCCCCTATGCTGAGGACCTCAAGGACAAGCTGGACCCCTATGCCCAGGATCTGAAGGCCCAGCTTACTGCCCTCTACCAGGCCTTCACCAACACCAACTAA
- the LOC106605674 gene encoding meprin A subunit beta-like, protein MDFQPRDSEMYYLTIEKRVPKTFSYIGRTFPNGQVVNIGQNCGIIAIVEHELLHALGFWHEQSRYDRDEYVTIVNENILEGYQNNFNKYSENDTTTLGTPYDYYSVMHYSKDAFTNGNGSTIITKQPEFQEVIGQRLEMSSNDVLKLNRMYSCNASVAFKESCSFSNSGLCGMSRCSRSAEKGSENGWERVTQAAGGPYTDHSNLGTNEGNESIYATNGRGNGYIMSILDIKDKGFLKGGDIFFFLTSMQDISSLQYAGNNSLPCPTPPQDFTLLHSQREEGPCSASLFDFSSGLVSTPAIIVMALMLWLIH, encoded by the exons ATGGACTTCCAGCCCAGAGACTCTGAGATGTACTACCTGACAATTGAGAAAC GTGTACCTAAAACGTTCTCCTATATAGGGAGAACGTTTCCAAATGGACAGGTTGTTAACATTGGACAGAACTGTGGTATTATCGCCATCGTGGAACATGAGCTTCTACATGCTCTGGGCTTCTGGCATGAGCAGTCCAGATATGACAGGGATGAATATGTAACCATTGTCAATGAAAACATCCTAGAAG GATACCAAAACAACTTTAATAAGTACAGTGAGAATGACACCACCACCCTGGGTACTCCGTATGACTACTACTCAGTGATGCACTACAGCAAAGATGCCTTCACCAATGGCAATGGATCCACTATCATCACTAAGCAACCAGAGTTCCAGGAAGTGATTGGCCAAAGACTGGAAATGAGCTCCAATGATGTCTTGAAGCTGAATCGAATGTACAGTTGTA ATGCATCTGTTGCATTTAAGGAAAGTTGCAGCTTTTCCAATAGCGGATTGTGTGGGATGAGTCGCTGCTCTCGGAGTGCGGAGAAAGGCAGTGAAAATGGCTGGGAGAGAGTGACACAGGCTGCAGGGGGTCCCTACACCGACCACAGCAACCTTGGCACTAATG AGGGCAATGAATCAATCTACGCGACCAACGGACGGGGCAACGGCTATATTATGTCCATTTTGGACATCAAGGACAAAGGCTTCCTCAAGGGTGGAGACATCTTCTtcttcctcacctccatgcaag ATATCTCCAGTCTGCAGTATGCTGGTAATAACTCACTTCCCTGTCCCACTCCACCACAGGACTTCACCCTGTTGCATAGCCAGCGGGAGGAAGGCCCATGTTCAGCCAG CCTCTTTGACTTCTCCTCTGGACTGGTGTCTACCCCAGCGATCATCGTCATGGCTCTTATGTTGTGGTTGATTCACTGA